In Agrobacterium sp. RAC06, a single window of DNA contains:
- a CDS encoding DUF6460 domain-containing protein — protein sequence MLSGFLKLALASLLAGSLLSIFGITPRSVMDFLGVTAEELHNGMISAFAWAAPRMVMGAVVILPIWLVAYILMPPRG from the coding sequence ATGCTGTCGGGTTTTCTGAAACTGGCTCTGGCATCGTTGCTGGCCGGCAGCCTGTTGTCCATCTTCGGCATCACGCCCAGATCGGTCATGGACTTCCTGGGTGTGACGGCCGAGGAGTTGCACAATGGCATGATCTCGGCCTTCGCCTGGGCGGCACCGCGCATGGTGATGGGGGCCGTGGTCATCCTGCCGATTTGGTTGGTGGCCTATATCCTGATGCCGCCGAGGGGCTGA